TGATGATCCTCGACGAGCCGACCAACCATCTCGACATCGACAGCCGCGATGCGCTGGTGCATGCGCTCAACGATTATGAAGGCGCCGTGCTGATCATCAGCCATGATCGCCATCTGATCGAGGCGACCTGCGACACACTCTGGATCGCCGAAGGCGGCACGATCCGCGTGCTGGACGAGGATCTGGACAGCTACCAGAACTCGATCACCTCGGCCAAGGAAGGCAAGGGCGGCACCAAGGCCGAGCGCAAGGCCAACAAGCAAGAAGCTGCGGCACGCCGCGCCGAAGTTGCGCCGATCAAGAGCGCCATTAAGGAAGCGGAAACCAAGATTGCCCGTTTGAAGCGGGAAATCGACAAGATAAACGCCCAGCTCGATGACCCCAAGGTCTACAATGGAGATCCTGGCCAGGTGATTACCCTGGGCAAGGACAAGGCACGCTACGGCACCGAGCTTGAGCGCACCGAAGAAGAGTGGCTGGCGCTGAGTGCCGAGCTGGAGACCGCTGAACAGGCATGATCAGACTGACCGCCCAGGATGTGATCTTTACCCTCGGGCTGCAGCGGCATCCCGAAGGCGGCTGGTATGCGCAGACCTTCGAAGACGCTGCCCAGACAGATGGCCGCGCACGCTCGACGGCGATCTACTATCTGCTCGAAGCGGGCGAGGTTTCGGCCTGGCACCGCGTGGATGCGGTGGAGGTCTGGCACTTCTATACCGGCGCGCCACTAAAGCTGCGGATCTCCGACGGCGCCAGCGTGGATTCCTTCGTGCTGGGCGCCAATATCGACGTGGGCGAACGGCCGCAGCTGGTGGTGCCACCAGCGGCCTGGCAATCGGGCGAAAGCATGGGCGCGTGGACGCTGGTGGGCTGCA
This sequence is a window from Devosia beringensis. Protein-coding genes within it:
- a CDS encoding cupin domain-containing protein translates to MIRLTAQDVIFTLGLQRHPEGGWYAQTFEDAAQTDGRARSTAIYYLLEAGEVSAWHRVDAVEVWHFYTGAPLKLRISDGASVDSFVLGANIDVGERPQLVVPPAAWQSGESMGAWTLVGCTVSPGFQFAGFELAPAGWEPGQP